A region of the Chlamydia felis Fe/C-56 genome:
ACATCTCCTGTTTCCGGAATTGTAAAGGAAATACGTAGAGGAGAAAAACGATCCCTCCTAGATGTTGTTATCAAAAAAACTCCAGGACAAAACCTAACAGAGTATTCTTACGACTTAGCTAAGTTATCTCAACAAGAATTGTTGGATATCTTTAAGAAAGAAGGGCTTTTTGCCCTTTTTAAACAACGTCCTTTTGACATCCCTGCTCTTCCAACGCAGACTCCTAGAGATGTCTTTATTAACTTAGCGGATAACCGTCCTTTCACCCCATCTACAGAAAAACATCTCGCCGTCTTTTCTTCCAGAGAAGAAGGTCTTTATGTTTTTAACGTTGGGGTTCGCGCTATAGCGAAACTCTTTGGCTTATGTCCCCATGTTGTTTCTACTGATAGAGTAGCTATTCCTGAAAAAGACTTAAAATCTATAGCTCATATACACAAAATCACTGGGCCCTATCCTTCAGGATCACCCTCGACACACATTCACTACATAGCTCCTATTACTTGTGAAAAAGATATAGTTTTTACTATCTCTTTCCATGAGGTTTTAACCATAGGCCATCTCTTCTTAAAAGGAAGAATTCTAAATGAACAAGTCGTTGCTCTAGCGGGATCAGGATTAAAACCTTCCCTAAGACGTTATGTTATCACCACTAAAGGAGCAGATTTCCAAAGTTTGCTTCCTTTGGAAGATATCTCTTCGGAAAACGTATCTTTGATTTCTGGAGATCCTTTAACTGGAAGACTTTGCGACAAAGAAAGCCTTCCTTGTCTGGGTATGAGAGATACAACAATCTCTGTCATTCCCAACCCAAAAACACGACAAGCCTTCAACTTTCTAAGATTAGGAATTAATAAACCCACCCGCACAAGAACCTATCTTTCTGGATTCTTAAAAAGAAAACATACCTATATGGATCCAGATACAAATCTCCACGGGGAAATACGACCCATCATAGATACAGAAATTTATGATAAGGTCATGCCAATGAAGATCCCTGTTGTTCCTCTAATTAAAGCTGTGATTACTAAGGATT
Encoded here:
- a CDS encoding Na(+)-translocating NADH-quinone reductase subunit A, whose protein sequence is MKIAITRGLDLSLQGSPKESGFLKRVDPSLVSVDLRPYSALALKLKVEQGDVISSGSPVAEYKNFPGVFITSPVSGIVKEIRRGEKRSLLDVVIKKTPGQNLTEYSYDLAKLSQQELLDIFKKEGLFALFKQRPFDIPALPTQTPRDVFINLADNRPFTPSTEKHLAVFSSREEGLYVFNVGVRAIAKLFGLCPHVVSTDRVAIPEKDLKSIAHIHKITGPYPSGSPSTHIHYIAPITCEKDIVFTISFHEVLTIGHLFLKGRILNEQVVALAGSGLKPSLRRYVITTKGADFQSLLPLEDISSENVSLISGDPLTGRLCDKESLPCLGMRDTTISVIPNPKTRQAFNFLRLGINKPTRTRTYLSGFLKRKHTYMDPDTNLHGEIRPIIDTEIYDKVMPMKIPVVPLIKAVITKDFELACKLGFLEVCPEDFALPTFIDPSKTEMLTIIKESLKQYAKETGILNPEHEETE